In Gigantopelta aegis isolate Gae_Host chromosome 6, Gae_host_genome, whole genome shotgun sequence, the following are encoded in one genomic region:
- the LOC121374516 gene encoding bone morphogenetic protein 1-like: MHALLFRTSSCTWIVQSNVDDGIVQFRIVNFSVDASASCYADYLEIRDGSYRLDPKIIRWCGKKPASKIYKTTQNSAHFSFQAVSFGSDASGFSLQFWTTVKHRVRRAEPVLTVAHYILAGVAALILLSFIVTLAIIVCIRSYRNFERIILYYDILYVTDTDKKKHNKV, from the exons atgcacgCTTTGCTTTTCAGAACCTCTTCTTGCACATGGATTGTACAGTCTAACGTAGATGATGGGATAGTCCAGTTTAGAATAGTAAACTTTTCAGTGGACGCTTCTGCAAGTTGTTACGCCGATTACCTAGAAATTAGAGACG GTTCCTACAGACTGGACCCTAAAATTATTAGATGGTGTGGAAAAAAGCCAGCTAGTAAAATATACAAAACTACTCAGAACAGCGCTCATTTTTCATTCCAAGCGGTTTCATTCGGTAGCGATGCCAGTGGATTCTCTTTGCAGTTTTGGACAACAGTGAAAC ATCGTGTTCGAAGGGCAGAACCCGTGCTTACTGTAGCGCATTACATTCTGGCAGGAGTTGCGGCCCTTATTCTGCTCTCCTTCATCGTTACCTTGGCGATTATTGTGTGTATTCGAAGTTACAGAAATTTTGAGAgaataatattgtattatgaTATTCTATACGTGACAGACACAGACAAAAAGAAACACAATAAAGTCTAA